The DNA region GCGAACGCAGAGCTGAAGGTAAAAGTCGCAGAGAAGTCTCGGCAGATCCGTGTGCAGTATGCAGACGTAAACGCCGCTGTCCTTGACGAAGCGCTGAGACCGCTCGAGGAGTTAGTGCCTACTGGGAGCGCTGTAGAGCACGCGCTCGGTCAACTCTTAGCCAAAGCCGAAGCAGTTGACACCCGCGCGATCAAGGTCGCTCGACAACTCGATGAGATCGTCGCGAAGGGCAAAGTCGCTCACCTCGTCATCCACGATCTCGTCACGAAACCCCTGACCACCGAAGACGAATTGGACACCGCGCTCGAACGAGTGCGGGATGCTGCGGCAGCTGAGCTGGCAAACGGAAAGCAGGTGCGCTTCACATGAGTAGCGCACTGGATCATCAGGCGCGCAATGCTTTTGATCGGTTCATTCAGCAAGCTCGCCGTCTACTCGAGGCCGATCTGGCCCGGGAGGCGGAAGGGCGGTACGGAATCCATGCCGTCGACGGCGAGATCGAAGATGAAAAAGACCTCCACCTTGATCCGACGGGCCTCAGCGCCCGCCGGGACATCGTTGACGTGCTCGACTTCCTCCGCCGTGAGGAGGGTTCACACGCTAGCGCCGCCGGTCGATTGATTCGAGAGGCCACATTTACGCACCTCAATCGATTGATCGCAATTAGGATCGCCGAAGAGGTTGGTCTTCTTCCGCAGTCGCTTTCTGAAGGTTCCTCCTCGACGGGATTCAAGGACCTATTGGAGGTAGCCCCACTTCTTTCACGCGAAAAATCTGGTGGATACTGGCTTTACCTCAGGCTTTGCGGTGACGAACTAGCCGCGGACCTGCCCCAACTCTTCGATCCGCGAAATCCTCTACTAGGTCTCGAACCGTCGGCAGCGGCGTTCGACGATGTCGTCACACTGATCCGCAGCGCGGAGCTCCGAGAAGTGTGGGACGCACCCGACACACTTGGGTGGGCTTACCAATTCTTCAATACTGGCGACGAGAGGCGCGCTATGCGCGATGAGTCGCAGGCCCCTAGGAATTCGCGTGAACTCGCCGTGAGGAATCAATTCTTCACTCCTCGGTACGTGGTGGATTTTCTTGTCCAGAACACGCTCGGCCGAAGGCTTATGGAGGCCAGTCCAAGTCCTGAGCTTCAGGCAGCGCTGCCGCTACTAATTGACCCACCAACTCAGCCAGGGACACCCCTCGCGTTGGATGACGTAAAGGTCATGGATCCGGCTTGCGGGTCCGGGCATTTCCTGCTCGGCGCCTATGACGTGTTGGAAGCCGCTTGGACGATCGAGGGCGTGACTCCGCGAGACGCCGCACCCCAGATTCTCGCATCGCTCTGGGGAATCGATATCGATAGCCGGTGCGCCCAGATAGCTGCTGCCGCTTTGACTTTCCGCGCCTCCCGACACAGGACGGTCGAAAAGCTGCCCACTCCGAACATCGTCACCGCGCGAGCACTGCCCGAAGCCACGTCAGAGGGGACTGCGCTGCTGTCCTCTCTTCCGAGCAGCCGGGCCCGGCTCGTTGCCTCAGTGCGCGATGCACTGCAAGGTGCGCCGGGACTCGGACCGCTGTTGAAAGCCGAACAAATACTCTCATCCGAGATCACATCACGCGTCCCTGGTGCGGACCGGGACACGTCGACACTCTTCGGGCACAGTGGCAGCGATGAGGACGCGTACGGTGAGGCCGAGGCCCAAGTCTTAGAAGTCCTCCACCGCTTAGCTGACAGTGCGACATCAAACCCAGCAGACCGGTTATTCGCCGCCGAAGCGGAGGATGCGATCCGCTTCGTGGAGGCTCTGCGCAACCGCTATGACGCGGTGCTGATGAATCCGCCATTCGGTGCCAGTGCGCTGCAAGCCGAAACTTACCTTCGGAGCGATTATCCGCTTTCCTGGACTGAGTTATATGCAGTGTTCTTTGAGCGTGCCATAGATCTACTCTCGTCCGATGGCTGTGTAGGTGCACTCACGTCTTCTCAATACTTGACGACCAAACGTCTAGCGGGGTTCCGAAGCCGATTGCTGAGAGAAAGCCGTCCTCTCGCTATCTTGGATCTCGGAGGAGGTGTATTGCACGGCGCAACGGTAAACACCGCGATAACAGTCATTCCGAAAACTAGAACGACCGGCTCCACCTTCTACTGCGACTTGAGTTCATTTTCCCCGGAGGCAAAGGCGTCGGCCCTTGCCACTGGAGAAATGCCAATTACTCAGTACAATTTAAACAGCTTCTCTTCAATTCCAAATTCTCCTTTTGCGCTGCATATGCCAGATTCGGTGGTATCCATGTGGCAGCATGGCGAGAGTCTTGAGCCTTCACTTGCAGTAGTCCGGACCGGTCCTAAGAGCTTTGATGACTTTCGGTTTCTACGGGCGTGGTGGGAGATTCCGCCCATGCGCCTTGCCGAGGGATGGAAGCGCTACTCGAAGGGGGGAGAATTCTGTCCTTACGTCTCGTATTCACATCTCCTGATCGATTGGCGAGCCGACGGGGCGACGTTGCGCGCCTATGGTGAGGAGACAGGCAGACTCGCCCAGGTGTTGCAGTCGTCGGCAAATTGGGACCGGTCTGGCCTGTGTTACCCAAGAATGAGCAGCATTGGTTTCGCGGCGCGCGCTCTCCCCGCAGGCGAGATCTTCGGGGAGAAGAGTATCGCAATCTTGCCCAACGCCGACGTGTCGGCGATACGCCTGATGGCACTCTTAAATTCGACTGCAGCCGCCGAAATGCTGCAGATATTCGGCCGCGGCCGCGCGACGGAGAATGGGGCCGTCAAATCACTTCCTTTTGGAACGGAGTTTCTCACTCGGCTGTCCAGCGTTGATGAACCGGTTGAGGAACTGATCGAGCTATTTGACACAGCAGAGGCAGCTTCCGAGCTATCGAGCACTTTCGAATTCCCCGCGATGCTAGGGATTGCTCGGAAAGATGCGGCGAATTGGATCAGCGGTCGAACATCACGCGCGGAGGAACTGCAGCGCAAGGTCGATGATGCAGTGGCCGCCGCGCTGGGAGTCCAGCGAATGGACCCGATGACGCCAGACCGTTCAGAGCTGATTCGGCGGGCATTTCCAGACGTCCAGAATGCCGACGTCCTCTGGGCGGAAGAGACCATATCGTATCTGGTCGGTCTCGCCTTCGGGCGGTGGGACGCTCGAAAACCCGGAGCCTGTCGACAGGCCCAGGGCAGAGGGGACGTATTTCAACGGCTTCCAGATTTTCCGCCGGGAATGCTTCGTGGAGCCGACGGTCGACATCCGGCCGATCGAGTGAGCGATTATCCCTTGCAGTTGCCACTATCTCACACACTGGTAGACGAGCCCCAGCATCAGTGGGACATAGTGGACAATGTGATGGATGCTGCTCGGGTCATGTACGAAGACGAGTATGAAACGGTCATTTCCGACGTCCTAGATGCGTTAGGCGACTCATCGCTTCGCACTCATTTGCGGGGTCCCTTCTTCAAATCACACTTGAAGCGGTATTCCAAGAGCCGTCGAAAGGCACCCATCTACTGGCCATTAACGATTCCGTCTGCAAAATGGGGTGTCTGGGTGTACACACCTGCGATCTCTAGAGAAACTCTGTACCTCATCTCGTCGGAGGCGAAACGGCGTGCGGCCTTTTCGGAGGCTGAGGTCGATCGGTTGGAGCGTGAGAAGGCTGGAGGCCAATCCCCAAGGAGTACCGGTCAGCTAGGTCGTGCCCTCGATGCCGAGCGCAACCTAGCTGAGGAATTACGGCAGTTCCGCGACGAAGCGGATCGTATTGCTAATCTCGGCTGGGCCCCAGACCTGTCCGATGGCATCGCCCTGTGCGCTGCTCCGTTGGCAAGCTTATTTCCTGCTTGGAGGGATTGTTCGCGGTACCGTGATGAGTTGCGAAATGGCCAGCATAAATGGGCACATGTCTCAAAATGGGCTGAGGAACTGTGACAAGTTCACTCCGATTGCAGATCAGATCTGAGCTTGAGAGGGCTGTGCGCCAGGCCGGCGTGGTCGTATGGCAGGACGAGCACCATGAATACGCTGGCGCCGCAAGGTCGATCTCGCCTGCGAACGTACCATTCGTTGCGTACGAAGGAAGTTGGTACGCAGTGCGCTGGGAGGTGGAACACCTACTCGCTTCTGAGAAGCCGCCCCAGTTGGTCGTTTATGCGTCGGCGCCCACGCCGGCTGACGACCCGCTGGCCGAGATTCGAGCACTCAGCAAGCAGTTCAAGCACCGCCTTTCTACCCTGGTTCGTCAGTCGCTCTCAGGTCAGCTAGCAGTGGCCCGCATCGACCAGATCGCGCGCGATGCAAGAACTTTGGACGAGGCGGAAGCCGCAGTCGGCGGAAGCGGCGCGGCGGATGTCCGCCTGATGAGCATCCTTGGTAGCGATGACAGCGTGCAGATGGCCCTAGCAGTGCTTGACGGCAGTAAAGACGACACAATCGATCGCGAAAATGTATGGACTGACGTCGCGAAAATGTTGGGCGACTCGTTTGGCGGCGTGCCCTCGGGCGCACGCGATGAACTGAGAAGCTCCTTCGCGCAGCAGATTCTGCTGTCTGAAGTGGCACAAGCGGCAGGAGGACTTACGGCAGACCTATCGTCGGTATGGGCTCCGCCGACCGCAGATCAACGCCGTCGCGCGGATGCCCTACTCCAAACCTGGCGCTATGCGCCGAAATGGCGCGCGACGTATCGGGACCTCGCTATCCACATAGACCAACAGCTAGACTTAAAGTCTGTACTCGTTTGGTCCGATGGCCTAAACGGCTGCTTCACCACGCCGTCAATCGAATCATTATGTATGACAGAGGTGGCACGGCAACTCGAAGCGGGTGACTTCGACGCCGCGAGCGTGTTGGCCGAACAACGCCTTGTAGCTGGAAACCCCTGGCGCGACGAACGCCCAGGCCAATCGTCAACACGCTGGAGTGACCAGTGGAGGGCTGTGCGTGCGGTGACGGGTCTGCATCGCTCGTTGCAACACCACACCGTTCCATCGGGCGCACTTCCCGCGATACTCGATTGGTATGTGAGCACGGCACACTCAGTCGATCATGCGCACCGCCACCTAGAGCTTGCGCGCGGCGCGTTGGCGTCTCACGGAATCCTGGAGCAGCACATCGCGAAAGTGCGCGTTGCGTACGAACAGTGGGTCGATACCGTCGCGAGAGCCGTCACACTAAACTTGTGTCAGAACGGCTTGAGTGGAGTCACACAGATTCCACAGGGCGAAATACATGACCGTTTCGTCAAGAACGCCGACGGACCAACGGCCTACATATGGGTGGACGCACTCCGCTATGAATTGGGCGTTGAACTTGTCGAAGCCATCCAGAGCGACATCAGTGAGCACGTGTCGCTCTACGCGGCGACGGCGGGAGCGCCGACCATTACCAAGGTCGGAATGACGAACCTCCTGCCTGCAGCCGCCGAGCGGCTCAGCGTCGAGATCGACGACGGCCGGTTGTCGATCGCGATCGGCGAACGCGAGGTTTCGACCGTCGAACACCGCATTGAGCGGCTGCGCGCTGCGCATGGGCCAGTTGCGAACCTCGACCTCGGGTCAGTAAGCCAACAGGGCGAGACGGAACTTAAGAGAGCGGTCAAGAATGCAAACCTCGTGCTCGTCCGCAGTCAGGAGATCGACGCCGCAGGCGAATCTGGTCTGCTGAATACTGCTTGGCCGCAGTTCGAGGCGACCAAGCAGGACCTGGCCAACGCCG from Mycolicibacterium sp. MU0053 includes:
- a CDS encoding PglZ domain-containing protein, with protein sequence MRWEVEHLLASEKPPQLVVYASAPTPADDPLAEIRALSKQFKHRLSTLVRQSLSGQLAVARIDQIARDARTLDEAEAAVGGSGAADVRLMSILGSDDSVQMALAVLDGSKDDTIDRENVWTDVAKMLGDSFGGVPSGARDELRSSFAQQILLSEVAQAAGGLTADLSSVWAPPTADQRRRADALLQTWRYAPKWRATYRDLAIHIDQQLDLKSVLVWSDGLNGCFTTPSIESLCMTEVARQLEAGDFDAASVLAEQRLVAGNPWRDERPGQSSTRWSDQWRAVRAVTGLHRSLQHHTVPSGALPAILDWYVSTAHSVDHAHRHLELARGALASHGILEQHIAKVRVAYEQWVDTVARAVTLNLCQNGLSGVTQIPQGEIHDRFVKNADGPTAYIWVDALRYELGVELVEAIQSDISEHVSLYAATAGAPTITKVGMTNLLPAAAERLSVEIDDGRLSIAIGEREVSTVEHRIERLRAAHGPVANLDLGSVSQQGETELKRAVKNANLVLVRSQEIDAAGESGLLNTAWPQFEATKQDLANAVAKLGQAGIRRVVITADHGFVALSQSVGDPRTIDAPIGGDGELHRRCWVGKGGTTADGTARIALAELGIRSDLDIIVPKGLAVFKAGGGKQFFHGGLSAQELITPVIVVDLEPVQQPHKLDISVTIAGGRITTGVFAATVEFLGDLFTDAVTFRVVVRGGTEKESVARVVSGDGYDPESGSVTIAPGRPTVLTFQVVSNLQRNSQIELQVVDARTGRRIAESITPVAASIIVEEEL
- the pglX gene encoding BREX-1 system adenine-specific DNA-methyltransferase PglX, with the translated sequence MSSALDHQARNAFDRFIQQARRLLEADLAREAEGRYGIHAVDGEIEDEKDLHLDPTGLSARRDIVDVLDFLRREEGSHASAAGRLIREATFTHLNRLIAIRIAEEVGLLPQSLSEGSSSTGFKDLLEVAPLLSREKSGGYWLYLRLCGDELAADLPQLFDPRNPLLGLEPSAAAFDDVVTLIRSAELREVWDAPDTLGWAYQFFNTGDERRAMRDESQAPRNSRELAVRNQFFTPRYVVDFLVQNTLGRRLMEASPSPELQAALPLLIDPPTQPGTPLALDDVKVMDPACGSGHFLLGAYDVLEAAWTIEGVTPRDAAPQILASLWGIDIDSRCAQIAAAALTFRASRHRTVEKLPTPNIVTARALPEATSEGTALLSSLPSSRARLVASVRDALQGAPGLGPLLKAEQILSSEITSRVPGADRDTSTLFGHSGSDEDAYGEAEAQVLEVLHRLADSATSNPADRLFAAEAEDAIRFVEALRNRYDAVLMNPPFGASALQAETYLRSDYPLSWTELYAVFFERAIDLLSSDGCVGALTSSQYLTTKRLAGFRSRLLRESRPLAILDLGGGVLHGATVNTAITVIPKTRTTGSTFYCDLSSFSPEAKASALATGEMPITQYNLNSFSSIPNSPFALHMPDSVVSMWQHGESLEPSLAVVRTGPKSFDDFRFLRAWWEIPPMRLAEGWKRYSKGGEFCPYVSYSHLLIDWRADGATLRAYGEETGRLAQVLQSSANWDRSGLCYPRMSSIGFAARALPAGEIFGEKSIAILPNADVSAIRLMALLNSTAAAEMLQIFGRGRATENGAVKSLPFGTEFLTRLSSVDEPVEELIELFDTAEAASELSSTFEFPAMLGIARKDAANWISGRTSRAEELQRKVDDAVAAALGVQRMDPMTPDRSELIRRAFPDVQNADVLWAEETISYLVGLAFGRWDARKPGACRQAQGRGDVFQRLPDFPPGMLRGADGRHPADRVSDYPLQLPLSHTLVDEPQHQWDIVDNVMDAARVMYEDEYETVISDVLDALGDSSLRTHLRGPFFKSHLKRYSKSRRKAPIYWPLTIPSAKWGVWVYTPAISRETLYLISSEAKRRAAFSEAEVDRLEREKAGGQSPRSTGQLGRALDAERNLAEELRQFRDEADRIANLGWAPDLSDGIALCAAPLASLFPAWRDCSRYRDELRNGQHKWAHVSKWAEEL